The genome window TTATCTCCCCGTGATTTTTCGCCTAAAGCACCGGAAATAAAATCATTATATTAAATGTATAATTCCACCCTTTGAGGTTTGGACTTTATAAGGGAAGAAGATGTCAAATATCCACAGTATTGATTGTAATTCCTACTTTTTCGGCCAGTTCACCCAGGGAGGATACCTGGTTTTCCTGAACGGCCGTTAATACGAGTTTGGCACAGGCCTTGGCATCGCTTCCGGCATAATGGTGTAAAAGAGCAATGTCGAAACGTTGACATAAGGCATTGAGATTATATGCCGGTAATTTCTTCCAGACCTTCCGGGACATCTGTAAGCTGCATAAATAATCGGACCTGGGATACCTGAGATCATAGAGATCCAGTACCGTCCTTAGTACGGATATATCGAAGGAGGCATTGTGGGCCACCAGCGTTTGCCCGTCGAAATAAGGAAACAATTCATCCCACATCTGATCGAACGTACGCGCCCTTTCCAGTTCCATGACACTGATCCTGTGTATTTCCTGATAACGTGCGTTCATATAGGGAAAACCATAGGGCTTGATCAGTAAAGAGCGTTCATCGGTGATCCTTCCGTCCTCTACTACACAGATACCAATCTCACAAGGGATCAGCCCTGCGGAAGTCTCAAAATCTATGGCGGTAAAATTCATGGACGGGGTCTATTTTTAATCCTGTTTCGCTTTGTCAAATATTGTGAAAGCCGGGAAGGCATCGCAATCTTGCTTATATATTTTTCAAAAATAGAAAAAATCGCTGTTGAAATAACATTTATTGGTAAGAAGTAATGAATGGGGAATTTAACTAGTTTTGCCATTCTTGGTGATAAAGAAAATGACAAACAGTACTTCCCGGTCCAAGTATTGGATGTTGAAAGGTTAGAACGAACAAAATAATCAGTTACACCACATGTATGAATGTTTTGATGTCAAGCAAACAGGTAGCTGTCTGTATCGTCGCATAAACAAAATCAATTAAATGTGAAAAAAATAATACAAATAACCCTTTTCCTTTTTGTAACATTTAGTATTGCAAATGGGCAGACAAGGTTACAAGTGAAGGAAATTAAATCTAAAAATTATTACA of Bacteroidales bacterium contains these proteins:
- a CDS encoding 3'-5' exoribonuclease encodes the protein MNFTAIDFETSAGLIPCEIGICVVEDGRITDERSLLIKPYGFPYMNARYQEIHRISVMELERARTFDQMWDELFPYFDGQTLVAHNASFDISVLRTVLDLYDLRYPRSDYLCSLQMSRKVWKKLPAYNLNALCQRFDIALLHHYAGSDAKACAKLVLTAVQENQVSSLGELAEKVGITINTVDI